The Bacteroidota bacterium genome window below encodes:
- a CDS encoding PKD domain-containing protein — protein sequence MNLTDVSVNHGLLDFTDENSLKTILDTLVALNNRDSLYFPIDSTEDECIADFSFTEDEFDEMTFEFTNKSTASTNASIILWSWDFGNGGTSSSQNPTYSYTETGSYKVTLTITDNF from the coding sequence ATGAATTTAACTGACGTTTCTGTTAATCATGGTTTATTAGATTTTACTGATGAAAATAGTTTAAAAACTATACTTGATACATTAGTTGCCTTAAATAACCGAGATTCTTTATACTTTCCAATTGATTCAACCGAAGATGAATGTATAGCAGATTTTTCATTCACGGAAGATGAATTTGATGAAATGACATTTGAATTTACGAATAAATCAACAGCATCTACAAATGCTTCAATTATTTTATGGTCATGGGATTTTGGTAATGGCGGTACCTCGTCATCACAGAATCCTACATATTCTTATACTGAAACAGGAAGTTATAAAGTAACACTTACAATTACAGACAATTTCA
- a CDS encoding glycoside hydrolase family 3 N-terminal domain-containing protein, producing MRITIILLILLLQTFPLIQNAKTFKISKDLLIKINNKIKTDSIVANLSLDEKIGQLFMIATYSDKSISHEQYILKTIKKYHIGGLIFFKGHPYKQAKLTNEYQSISKIPLFIAMDAEWGVSMRLDSIISFPKQMTLGAIQNNDLIYQMGREVANQCKRLGVHINFAPVIDINTNPSNPVIHLRSFGEKREMVANKGIAYMKGMQDNGIIAVAKHFPGHGDADVDSHLDLPVIRHDKKRLNEIELFPFKKLIFNDCKGIMIAHLYIPEYEQETNTPSTLSKNIVTGLLIDKMKYNGLIFTDALNMQGVTKFYNPGEIEVKALLAGNDILLFPKNIAISVKKIKEAIADGTLSENEIDKKVKKIIIKKLELKLFEPTSINPKNIVKDLNSTHAYLLKRKLIEASITIVKNNGVAIPIKMLQNKKIVSVAIGPLKENKFQESLKLYTSVQTFQISKYSSAKQLSVLTNSLSDFNTIIVSLHSLSSYNVKTFGLKTPIINFVNKLKDNNNIILVNFGSPYALKFFDETQTILQAYQNEDDFQDLAAQALFGGIEISGKLPVSASKNIKYFDGITKQAVRLKYTIPEEIGIRKKNLLKIDTLVKKAMEEEAIPGCQILIAKNGKVFFHKSYGFHTYEKKKEVKNTDLYDIASISKITGTLLPIMRFYDIGILDLNDSIGSFFSCPSEYDYGQSTIKEMLTHQAGFKAWIAFYLSTLNKDKTINKEYYSKTKSEKFPIQVCQQLYTLESTKDTIWKSIYSTKIKKKGKYKYSDLDFLFLKRIVDTLTKQPFDIYLSNNFYSPLGMNLTCFNPLKQFSLSKIIPTENDKYFRNQIIHGNVHDPAAAMMGGIDGHAGIFSNTNDLAKYIQMLLNEGKYGGERYFSPQTVNLFTKTQSTESRRGLGFDKPVTDKSIKYSPTSRNAPFSTFGHTGFTGTCAWGDPDNDIIYIFLSNRTYPDAKNKKLLKMNTRTDIQRVIYEALKKNSTH from the coding sequence ATGAGAATAACCATCATACTGTTAATCCTTTTACTGCAAACTTTTCCATTAATTCAAAATGCAAAAACATTCAAAATAAGCAAAGATTTATTAATCAAAATAAATAATAAAATCAAAACTGATTCCATAGTTGCAAATCTTAGTTTAGACGAAAAAATCGGTCAGCTTTTTATGATAGCAACATATTCTGATAAAAGTATTTCTCACGAACAATATATTTTAAAAACAATCAAGAAATATCATATTGGTGGGCTTATATTTTTTAAAGGTCATCCTTACAAGCAAGCTAAACTAACAAATGAGTATCAATCTATTTCAAAAATTCCGCTTTTTATTGCAATGGATGCCGAATGGGGCGTTTCTATGAGACTCGACAGCATCATTTCTTTCCCAAAACAAATGACACTTGGAGCAATCCAAAATAATGATTTGATTTATCAAATGGGAAGAGAAGTTGCAAATCAATGTAAACGACTTGGAGTTCATATTAATTTTGCCCCTGTAATTGACATAAATACAAATCCGTCAAATCCTGTTATTCACTTACGCTCTTTTGGTGAAAAAAGAGAAATGGTTGCTAACAAAGGAATTGCATACATGAAAGGTATGCAGGATAATGGAATCATAGCAGTTGCAAAACATTTCCCTGGGCATGGCGATGCTGATGTGGACTCACACCTTGACCTTCCTGTTATCAGACATGACAAAAAAAGACTTAATGAAATAGAGTTATTCCCTTTCAAAAAACTAATTTTCAATGATTGTAAAGGAATAATGATAGCACACCTATATATCCCTGAGTATGAGCAAGAAACAAACACACCTTCTACACTTTCCAAAAATATTGTTACAGGTCTTTTAATAGATAAAATGAAATATAATGGTTTGATTTTTACTGATGCCCTAAATATGCAAGGTGTTACAAAATTCTACAATCCAGGAGAAATAGAAGTTAAAGCATTGCTGGCAGGAAATGATATTTTACTTTTTCCAAAAAACATTGCAATATCAGTAAAAAAAATAAAAGAAGCTATTGCAGATGGAACTTTATCTGAAAATGAAATTGATAAAAAAGTAAAAAAAATAATAATCAAAAAATTAGAGCTAAAGCTGTTTGAACCAACAAGTATCAATCCTAAAAACATTGTTAAAGACCTGAATTCAACACATGCTTATTTATTAAAAAGAAAATTAATAGAAGCTTCCATCACAATTGTAAAAAATAATGGAGTTGCTATTCCAATAAAAATGTTACAAAATAAAAAAATTGTTTCAGTTGCAATAGGTCCATTAAAAGAAAATAAATTTCAAGAATCATTAAAACTTTATACTTCCGTTCAAACTTTTCAGATTTCAAAATATTCTTCAGCTAAACAGCTTTCTGTACTCACTAATTCACTATCCGATTTCAACACTATTATTGTAAGTCTTCATTCTTTAAGTTCCTACAATGTAAAAACCTTTGGATTAAAAACACCTATAATTAATTTTGTAAACAAACTAAAAGACAATAATAATATCATTTTAGTAAATTTTGGTAGCCCATACGCACTTAAATTTTTTGATGAAACCCAAACAATTCTTCAAGCTTATCAAAACGAGGATGATTTTCAGGATTTAGCGGCACAAGCTCTTTTCGGAGGAATTGAAATTAGCGGAAAATTACCTGTTAGTGCTTCAAAAAACATAAAATATTTTGATGGTATAACAAAACAAGCTGTACGATTGAAATATACTATTCCTGAAGAAATTGGAATAAGAAAAAAAAACTTACTTAAAATTGACACTCTGGTAAAAAAAGCAATGGAAGAAGAAGCAATACCCGGCTGTCAGATATTAATAGCTAAAAATGGCAAAGTTTTTTTTCACAAATCGTATGGATTTCATACTTACGAAAAAAAGAAAGAAGTTAAAAATACTGATCTTTACGATATAGCATCAATTTCAAAAATAACAGGCACTCTTTTACCAATAATGAGATTTTATGACATTGGAATATTAGACCTTAATGACAGTATCGGGAGTTTCTTTTCCTGTCCATCAGAATATGATTACGGTCAATCAACAATAAAAGAAATGCTAACGCATCAAGCAGGATTCAAAGCATGGATAGCTTTCTATTTATCAACACTTAATAAAGATAAAACAATTAATAAAGAATACTATTCAAAAACAAAATCAGAAAAGTTCCCTATTCAAGTTTGCCAGCAACTTTATACTTTAGAGTCAACAAAAGACACAATTTGGAAATCTATTTATTCAACTAAAATCAAAAAAAAGGGAAAGTACAAATACAGCGACCTTGATTTCTTGTTTTTAAAACGAATTGTTGATACTCTTACCAAACAGCCATTTGACATCTATCTTTCAAATAATTTTTATTCTCCACTTGGAATGAATTTAACCTGCTTCAATCCGCTAAAACAATTTTCTTTGAGCAAAATAATCCCCACTGAAAACGATAAATATTTTAGAAATCAAATTATACACGGAAATGTTCACGATCCTGCAGCTGCTATGATGGGTGGTATTGACGGTCATGCAGGAATATTCTCCAACACAAATGACCTTGCCAAATATATTCAGATGCTATTGAATGAAGGGAAATATGGAGGTGAAAGATATTTTAGTCCTCAAACCGTAAATTTATTTACTAAAACCCAATCAACTGAAAGTCGTAGGGGGCTAGGCTTTGATAAACCCGTAACAGATAAAAGCATAAAATATAGCCCTACTAGCAGAAATGCACCTTTTTCAACTTTCGGACATACAGGATTTACAGGCACATGTGCTTGGGGAGATCCTGATAATGATATCATTTACATTTTTCTATCGAATAGAACTTATCCTGATGCTAAGAATAAAAAACTATTAAAAATGAATACTAGGACTGATATTCAGCGTGTTATTTATGAAGCACTTAAAAAGAATTCAACACATTGA
- a CDS encoding tetratricopeptide repeat protein: MNSNKDISSQSIKKLVRFFEKQSQSQDYSFFENKNYLSIINYYISNNKEKEALSVSKLAVNQFPYEIDLLLIRAELLYKNMEINEAIELLERANLTNPNNINIYTLLSKMLLETGETEEAQEYLNAALTLEPEGNTDIFFSKAVAFLQNEEIDKAIQNLKKSLTLDPTNKVALLELVNCYLEKDNVEKGIEFYEKLIDQNPYSYEIWNNRGILFDFLGNHNQAIHSYQLAIAINDKISESFFYLGNSYIENENYSNAIDALKTSIKLGDNDFMVLHQIGLAYSLLENYIKARSYFRKSIEKESSFAENWYGLGITFAEENDSEKAIKYFKHAIQLDPENDNYWYELGNSYAYSNNFKLSTEAYNEAVTLNPLFVEAWIDYILFLFENNLTEKSIEKLEEALSLNNNEAKILYIYAGILFDTGNFEKGENLLNKALNLNFKSLDYLFDNFPFLNSDPRIKNIIKQHLNK, encoded by the coding sequence ATGAATAGTAATAAAGACATATCATCTCAATCAATTAAAAAATTAGTAAGATTTTTTGAAAAACAAAGTCAATCTCAAGATTATTCGTTTTTTGAAAATAAAAACTACTTATCAATAATTAACTATTATATAAGTAACAATAAGGAAAAAGAAGCTTTATCGGTAAGCAAATTAGCTGTCAACCAATTTCCTTATGAAATCGATCTCCTTTTAATAAGAGCAGAACTACTTTATAAAAACATGGAGATTAATGAAGCTATTGAATTACTTGAAAGAGCAAATTTAACTAATCCAAATAACATAAATATTTACACTTTATTAAGTAAAATGTTATTGGAAACAGGCGAAACAGAGGAAGCACAAGAATATCTTAATGCTGCACTTACTCTTGAACCCGAAGGGAATACTGATATTTTCTTTTCAAAAGCAGTTGCCTTTCTTCAAAATGAAGAAATAGATAAAGCAATACAAAATTTAAAAAAATCACTCACATTAGATCCAACGAACAAGGTAGCACTTCTTGAGCTTGTTAATTGCTATCTCGAAAAGGATAATGTTGAAAAAGGCATTGAATTTTATGAAAAACTAATTGATCAAAATCCATATTCTTATGAGATTTGGAATAATCGAGGAATATTATTTGATTTTTTAGGCAATCACAATCAAGCAATTCATTCTTACCAACTTGCAATTGCCATTAATGATAAAATATCCGAATCATTTTTCTATCTTGGCAATTCATATATTGAAAATGAAAATTATTCAAACGCTATAGATGCTTTAAAAACAAGCATCAAACTCGGGGATAATGATTTTATGGTTTTACACCAAATTGGTTTAGCATACAGCTTACTAGAAAATTACATCAAAGCACGCAGTTATTTCAGAAAATCTATTGAAAAAGAATCAAGTTTTGCTGAAAACTGGTATGGATTAGGAATTACATTCGCTGAAGAAAATGATTCTGAAAAAGCAATTAAATATTTTAAACATGCCATACAATTAGATCCTGAAAATGATAATTACTGGTATGAATTGGGAAATTCTTATGCATATTCAAATAATTTTAAACTATCAACCGAAGCATATAATGAAGCAGTTACTTTAAATCCTTTATTTGTAGAAGCATGGATTGACTACATCCTTTTTTTATTTGAAAATAATTTAACAGAAAAATCAATTGAAAAACTTGAAGAAGCTCTTTCATTAAATAACAATGAAGCAAAAATACTTTACATTTATGCAGGGATATTATTTGACACAGGTAATTTTGAAAAAGGAGAGAATCTTCTTAATAAAGCACTTAACCTTAATTTTAAATCTTTAGATTATCTTTTTGACAATTTCCCGTTCTTAAATTCTGATCCAAGAATTAAAAATATTATCAAGCAACATTTAAATAAATAA
- the gdhA gene encoding NADP-specific glutamate dehydrogenase, with the protein MDKNVKEFMAKIEAKNAGEVEFHQAVLEVAESLIPFIEENPKYKSTKVLDRIAEPERVIMFRVPWVDDKGEFQINRGYRIEMNSAIGPYKGGLRFHPTVNLSILKFLAFEQVLKNSLTTLPMGGGKGGSDFDPKGKSDNEVMSFCQSFMNELSRHIGPNTDIPAGDIGVGGREIGFLFGQYKRIRNEFTGVLTGKGREWGGSLIRPEATGYGATYFADEMLKTKGDSLKGKTVLISGSGNVAQFATEKVNELGGKVVTLSDSSGYIYDPEGITAEKLEFIMELKNVKRGRIKEYADKYGVKYVAGETPWKEKCDVALPSATQNEVNKDDAEILVKNGCICVSEGANMPSTPEAVVVFLNAKILYGPGKAANAGGVAVSGLEMSQNSLRLSWTREEVDQRLKTIMKDIHETCVKFGKEGDFVNYVVGANIGGFVKVADAMLAQGLV; encoded by the coding sequence ATGGATAAAAATGTTAAAGAATTTATGGCCAAAATAGAGGCTAAAAATGCAGGTGAAGTAGAATTTCATCAAGCAGTATTAGAGGTTGCGGAATCTCTCATTCCTTTTATTGAAGAAAATCCTAAATATAAATCAACAAAGGTTCTTGATAGAATTGCAGAACCTGAGAGAGTTATAATGTTTAGAGTACCATGGGTTGACGACAAAGGAGAGTTTCAGATTAACAGAGGTTATAGAATTGAGATGAATAGTGCAATTGGACCTTATAAAGGTGGATTGCGATTTCATCCTACTGTAAACTTAAGTATCTTGAAATTTCTTGCATTTGAGCAAGTACTTAAAAATAGCCTTACAACTCTTCCAATGGGTGGTGGTAAAGGTGGATCTGATTTTGACCCTAAAGGTAAATCAGACAATGAAGTAATGAGCTTTTGTCAAAGTTTTATGAATGAACTTTCAAGACATATTGGACCTAATACAGATATTCCTGCAGGAGATATTGGTGTTGGCGGTCGTGAAATTGGTTTCTTATTTGGTCAATACAAGAGAATTAGAAATGAATTTACAGGTGTACTTACAGGAAAAGGTCGTGAATGGGGTGGAAGTTTAATTCGTCCTGAAGCTACAGGTTATGGTGCCACATATTTCGCTGACGAAATGTTAAAGACAAAAGGTGATTCTTTGAAAGGAAAAACTGTTCTTATTTCTGGTTCAGGAAATGTTGCTCAATTTGCAACTGAAAAAGTAAATGAACTTGGTGGAAAAGTAGTTACATTGTCAGATTCAAGTGGATATATTTATGACCCTGAGGGAATTACTGCCGAAAAATTAGAGTTTATCATGGAACTTAAAAATGTAAAAAGAGGTAGAATTAAAGAGTATGCTGACAAATATGGTGTAAAATATGTTGCTGGTGAAACACCTTGGAAAGAAAAATGTGATGTTGCTTTACCATCTGCTACTCAAAATGAAGTTAATAAAGATGATGCAGAAATTCTTGTTAAGAATGGATGTATTTGTGTTTCAGAAGGTGCAAATATGCCTTCTACACCAGAGGCTGTAGTAGTATTTCTTAATGCTAAAATTCTTTACGGACCGGGAAAAGCTGCTAACGCTGGTGGCGTTGCTGTTTCAGGTCTTGAAATGAGTCAAAATTCACTCCGTTTGTCATGGACAAGAGAAGAAGTTGACCAGAGACTTAAAACAATCATGAAAGACATTCATGAAACATGTGTGAAATTTGGAAAAGAAGGTGATTTTGTAAATTATGTTGTAGGTGCAAATATTGGTGGATTTGTCAAAGTTGCTGATGCTATGTTAGCACAAGGCTTAGTGTAA
- a CDS encoding GatB/YqeY domain-containing protein produces MLFDIINEDLKSAMRAKDKAALRGIRAVKSALLLLKTNSSAKEITKDDEIKILQKLVKQRKESIIVYTEQGRDELAKEETEELEVIQKYLPKQLSKVEIEKVIAEVIIETSAKSMADMGKIMAVAMKKFGGQADGKTISAIVKEKLS; encoded by the coding sequence ATGCTTTTTGATATAATTAATGAAGATTTAAAATCGGCAATGCGGGCAAAAGATAAAGCTGCTTTAAGAGGAATAAGAGCTGTGAAATCTGCATTATTGCTTTTGAAAACTAATTCATCTGCTAAAGAAATTACAAAGGATGATGAGATAAAAATTCTTCAAAAGCTGGTAAAACAAAGAAAAGAATCAATAATTGTTTATACAGAGCAAGGGAGAGATGAACTTGCAAAAGAAGAAACGGAAGAACTTGAGGTTATTCAAAAATATTTACCGAAGCAATTAAGCAAAGTGGAAATTGAGAAAGTTATTGCTGAAGTGATAATAGAAACATCTGCGAAATCAATGGCGGATATGGGTAAAATAATGGCAGTTGCAATGAAAAAGTTTGGTGGTCAAGCTGATGGAAAAACAATTTCAGCTATCGTAAAAGAAAAATTATCTTAA
- a CDS encoding CvpA family protein, which yields MENVNTIDLIFLIPLVIFLILGFRKGAIVEMFTLIALFIATIGCLTITNKIVLLLGIQQSTWWVPYLAYIVVFIGIYFLIHWVGKLLEKFIKIAQLNLINGLAGALIGAFKIIFIFSLILWISEQSKILPLKFKEKSMLFQYVEPIAPTTINFISDNLSVFKGLVSDVEGYFEEINFEKRDS from the coding sequence ATGGAAAATGTAAATACTATAGATTTAATTTTTTTAATTCCTTTAGTGATTTTTCTTATTTTAGGTTTTAGAAAAGGAGCAATTGTTGAAATGTTTACTTTGATTGCATTATTTATTGCAACAATAGGATGTTTAACAATAACAAATAAAATTGTACTGTTACTGGGAATCCAGCAAAGTACTTGGTGGGTGCCTTATTTAGCCTATATTGTTGTTTTTATTGGTATTTATTTTCTAATTCATTGGGTAGGAAAATTGTTGGAAAAATTTATTAAAATTGCACAGTTAAACCTAATAAACGGTCTTGCTGGTGCGTTGATTGGGGCTTTCAAAATTATTTTTATATTTAGCTTAATATTATGGATTTCAGAGCAATCAAAAATTTTACCTTTAAAATTTAAAGAGAAATCTATGTTATTTCAATATGTTGAACCAATTGCCCCTACCACAATAAATTTTATTTCTGATAACTTGTCAGTTTTTAAAGGACTTGTTTCTGATGTTGAAGGCTATTTTGAAGAAATTAATTTTGAAAAAAGAGATTCCTGA
- a CDS encoding GNAT family N-acetyltransferase, which produces MKNIIDPIEKSLLKKELTHERFLRKTNNGNNDIYIITHNDSPNVMREIGRLREVSFSESGGGTGLDCDLDEFDTSKNPYKQLIVWDPKDREIVGGYRYIHGKDVEFYDNGQPKLSTSELFTFSQDFIENYLPNTIELGRSFVQPLYQPAFDFRKGMYSLDNLWDGLGALVIDTPDMKYYFGKVTMYPSFNIQARDLILYFMEKHFHDDKNLVIPHTSIKITTNLEKLKNILVGKNFKEDYKILAKGVRQLKEYIPPLFNAYINLSSTMKYFGTAINSHFGEVEESAILVATDDIYEMKKERHFNTYEKK; this is translated from the coding sequence ATGAAAAATATTATTGATCCTATAGAGAAATCATTATTAAAAAAAGAGCTTACTCACGAACGTTTTCTTAGAAAAACAAATAATGGGAACAATGATATTTACATAATTACTCATAATGATTCTCCAAACGTAATGAGAGAAATTGGCAGATTACGAGAAGTTAGTTTTTCTGAAAGCGGTGGTGGAACAGGATTAGATTGCGATCTTGATGAATTTGATACTTCTAAAAACCCATACAAACAACTAATTGTTTGGGATCCAAAAGATAGAGAGATTGTAGGAGGATACAGATATATTCATGGTAAAGACGTTGAATTTTACGATAATGGTCAACCCAAATTATCAACATCAGAATTATTCACATTTTCACAAGATTTTATAGAAAATTATTTACCAAATACAATTGAACTTGGAAGATCATTTGTTCAGCCTCTTTATCAGCCTGCATTTGATTTTCGTAAAGGAATGTATTCTCTTGATAATCTATGGGATGGATTAGGTGCTTTAGTTATAGATACTCCAGATATGAAGTATTATTTTGGTAAAGTTACAATGTATCCGAGTTTCAATATTCAAGCTCGTGATTTAATACTTTATTTTATGGAAAAACATTTTCATGATGATAAAAACCTTGTTATTCCACACACAAGTATTAAAATAACAACAAATCTGGAAAAACTAAAAAATATACTCGTTGGAAAAAATTTCAAAGAAGATTATAAAATATTAGCTAAAGGAGTTAGACAATTAAAAGAATACATTCCACCTCTATTTAACGCTTACATTAATCTATCATCAACAATGAAATATTTTGGGACAGCAATAAATTCTCACTTTGGAGAGGTTGAAGAATCAGCAATTCTTGTTGCGACTGATGATATTTATGAAATGAAAAAAGAAAGGCACTTTAATACTTATGAAAAGAAGTAA
- a CDS encoding 1-acyl-sn-glycerol-3-phosphate acyltransferase produces MNPAISKNNQSENKTGKAIDLREIIASKNPGLLKILPKFILNYIKKIIHEDDLNDFLKNYGQLVGLDFIAQGLKEIGIKAEFTGEENIINGNRQIVASNHPLGGPDGVALMHVIGKFRTDINFIVNDLLLNLEGLKHLFIPVNKHGNNPKEAIKIMNKVYESNNLVITFPFGLVSRKRKGNIKDLEWKKSFITKAKQFERDIIPVHISGKNSSFFYRLANFRKFLKIKANIEMFFLVNEMFKQKNKTLLITFGKPISYKVFDNRFTDLQWAEKVRQHVYIIKDNSNADFVIE; encoded by the coding sequence ATGAACCCTGCAATATCAAAAAATAATCAATCAGAAAACAAAACAGGAAAAGCTATTGATTTAAGAGAAATAATTGCCAGTAAAAATCCCGGATTATTAAAAATTTTACCAAAATTCATTTTAAATTATATAAAAAAAATCATTCATGAAGATGATCTTAATGATTTCCTCAAAAATTATGGACAATTAGTAGGATTAGATTTTATTGCACAAGGATTAAAAGAAATTGGTATTAAAGCTGAATTTACTGGAGAAGAAAATATTATAAATGGTAATCGGCAAATAGTAGCATCCAATCACCCACTTGGTGGACCTGATGGTGTAGCACTAATGCATGTTATTGGGAAATTTCGTACTGATATAAATTTTATTGTAAATGATTTACTCTTAAATTTAGAAGGTCTCAAACATCTTTTTATTCCTGTAAACAAACATGGGAATAATCCCAAAGAGGCAATAAAAATCATGAACAAAGTTTATGAATCCAATAATCTCGTAATAACATTCCCATTTGGATTGGTATCAAGAAAGAGAAAAGGAAATATTAAAGACCTTGAGTGGAAGAAAAGCTTTATTACCAAAGCAAAACAATTTGAAAGAGATATTATTCCTGTTCATATTTCAGGTAAAAATTCTTCTTTCTTTTATCGACTTGCCAATTTCAGAAAATTCCTTAAAATTAAAGCAAACATTGAAATGTTTTTTCTTGTAAATGAAATGTTCAAACAGAAAAACAAAACATTATTAATTACTTTCGGGAAACCAATTTCCTATAAAGTTTTTGACAATAGATTCACTGATTTACAATGGGCAGAAAAAGTACGACAGCATGTATATATAATTAAGGATAACTCCAATGCTGATTTTGTCATTGAATAA
- a CDS encoding NAD kinase, with protein MIVAINTNLISKEDFVVIKHLFQILKEYEIKITVSKELNGFLKKYKYSNNFPDVFENSQDLRDFKVDFFISIGGDGTFLAALLYIKDSGIPVIGINTGRLGFLSYNPTNTIRETIKSLINKNYEIENRCVLKFDTNKCIFNNDNYALNDFTIHKRDNSSLTAITMYLNGDFFNTYWGDGIIVSTPTGSTAYSLSCGGPIVFPESNNFVITPVSPHNLNVRPVIVPDNVEITFEMKSRERNFLISLDSRYKIINNKIKLKILKAPFSMKTVRIKGQSFSGVIREKLMWGKDRRNF; from the coding sequence ATGATAGTTGCAATAAATACAAATTTAATTTCAAAGGAAGACTTTGTTGTTATAAAACATCTTTTTCAGATATTAAAGGAGTATGAAATAAAAATTACCGTTAGCAAAGAGCTTAATGGTTTTTTGAAAAAATATAAATATTCTAATAACTTTCCTGATGTTTTTGAAAACAGTCAAGATTTAAGAGATTTTAAAGTTGACTTTTTTATTAGTATAGGTGGAGATGGGACATTTTTAGCTGCTTTATTATATATTAAAGATTCGGGAATTCCTGTTATTGGCATTAACACAGGGAGATTAGGCTTTTTATCATACAATCCGACAAATACAATCCGTGAAACGATAAAATCATTGATTAATAAGAACTATGAAATAGAAAATAGGTGTGTTTTAAAATTTGATACAAATAAGTGTATTTTTAATAATGATAATTATGCACTAAATGATTTTACAATTCATAAAAGAGATAACTCATCCCTTACAGCAATCACAATGTATTTAAATGGTGATTTTTTTAATACTTACTGGGGAGATGGGATAATTGTTTCAACGCCAACCGGTTCAACTGCATATTCTTTAAGTTGTGGTGGTCCAATTGTTTTCCCCGAATCAAATAATTTTGTTATTACACCAGTTTCTCCGCACAATCTTAATGTAAGACCTGTTATTGTTCCTGACAATGTAGAAATAACATTTGAAATGAAATCCAGAGAAAGAAACTTTTTAATTTCTTTAGATTCTCGTTATAAAATAATTAATAATAAAATAAAATTAAAAATATTAAAGGCTCCATTTTCAATGAAAACCGTGCGAATAAAGGGACAGAGCTTTAGTGGAGTTATTCGTGAAAAATTAATGTGGGGAAAAGATAGGAGAAATTTTTGA
- a CDS encoding DUF6089 family protein, which yields MRKNLGLFIIVIALMFSGNKANSQDWELGVSLGASEYLGDLTYSHVTWSESKFNLGGIYRYYFNPRLNFKAAVFYGNIEGSDVNKEVGSGGAYTRNLSFKSHILEGTAQVEFNILPYITGNKLRNWAPYVFTGISVYNFNPKGELNGTWYELQPLGTEGQGLAGSTQAPYDLTQISIPYGFGIKYSFKRPTNSSALNLYLWNIGVFVQQNKTFNDHLDDVGGTYPDYSKLDGGTNGIVAQLSDRQGEMINGQYVPVRAVGSNRGNPDADDMYMWLGFTITKTFRKNTCFCF from the coding sequence ATGCGAAAAAATTTAGGACTGTTTATAATCGTAATAGCTTTAATGTTTTCTGGAAATAAAGCAAATTCTCAGGATTGGGAATTAGGTGTTTCGCTAGGAGCATCTGAGTATCTTGGAGATCTCACATACTCACATGTAACATGGAGTGAAAGTAAGTTCAATTTAGGTGGAATATATCGATATTATTTCAACCCAAGATTGAATTTTAAAGCTGCTGTTTTTTATGGAAATATTGAAGGCTCTGATGTTAATAAAGAAGTAGGAAGTGGTGGTGCATATACTCGTAATCTTTCTTTTAAATCTCATATTCTTGAAGGAACGGCTCAGGTGGAATTTAACATTTTACCTTATATTACAGGTAATAAACTCAGAAATTGGGCTCCTTATGTTTTTACAGGAATAAGTGTTTACAATTTTAATCCAAAAGGAGAATTAAACGGAACATGGTATGAACTTCAGCCGCTTGGAACAGAAGGGCAGGGTTTAGCAGGCAGTACTCAAGCACCTTATGATTTGACTCAAATTTCAATTCCTTATGGTTTTGGAATAAAATATAGTTTTAAAAGACCAACAAATAGTAGTGCATTAAATCTTTATTTGTGGAATATCGGTGTTTTTGTTCAGCAAAACAAAACCTTTAATGACCACCTTGATGATGTTGGAGGAACTTATCCGGATTATTCAAAGTTGGATGGAGGAACAAACGGTATTGTTGCTCAATTATCTGATAGACAGGGAGAAATGATTAATGGACAATATGTACCTGTTAGAGCAGTTGGTTCGAATAGAGGAAATCCTGATGCAGATGATATGTATATGTGGTTAGGATTTACAATTACAAAAACATTTAGAAAAAATACTTGTTTCTGTTTTTAA